The following coding sequences are from one Methanococcoides orientis window:
- the rimK gene encoding 30S ribosomal protein S6--L-glutamate ligase: MKIALLSRNRKLYSSCRLIEAAEERGHEVQVIDVLRAYMNITSHKPTIHYKGEELDGFDAVIPRIGASVTFYGTAVLRQFEMMGVYPLNESVAITRSRDKLRSLQLLSRKGIGLPVTGYASKPDDIKDMIKMVGGAPLVVKLLEGTQGIGVVLAETQKAAESVIEGFMGVKANILVQEYIKEASGADIRCFVIGGKVVAAMKRQAPSGEFRSNIHRGGTAEIIRITPEERSTAVRAAKIMGLNVAGVDLLRSNHGPLVMEVNSSPGLEGIEKATGKDIAGMIIDYVEKNSKTGKTRTRGKG; the protein is encoded by the coding sequence ATGAAGATCGCCTTATTATCAAGAAACCGTAAGCTTTACTCATCCTGCCGCTTGATCGAAGCAGCCGAAGAAAGAGGACACGAAGTTCAGGTAATAGATGTGTTAAGGGCTTATATGAACATCACATCCCACAAGCCAACCATTCACTACAAGGGTGAAGAGCTTGATGGATTTGATGCAGTTATCCCTCGCATAGGCGCATCCGTTACTTTCTATGGTACTGCAGTTCTCCGACAATTCGAAATGATGGGAGTTTACCCGTTGAACGAATCAGTTGCTATCACCCGATCCCGCGATAAGCTCCGCTCCTTGCAGCTGCTTTCCCGCAAAGGAATAGGGCTGCCTGTAACAGGTTATGCCAGCAAGCCTGATGACATTAAAGACATGATCAAGATGGTAGGAGGTGCACCTCTTGTCGTCAAACTGCTGGAAGGTACACAGGGAATTGGTGTGGTACTGGCAGAGACTCAAAAGGCTGCTGAAAGTGTAATCGAAGGTTTCATGGGCGTAAAGGCAAACATCCTTGTCCAGGAATACATAAAAGAAGCAAGCGGAGCTGACATTCGCTGTTTCGTAATCGGTGGAAAAGTCGTTGCAGCCATGAAAAGGCAGGCACCATCAGGAGAGTTCAGGTCGAACATACACCGGGGAGGAACTGCGGAGATCATCAGGATCACACCGGAAGAGCGCTCTACCGCAGTACGTGCTGCAAAGATCATGGGGCTCAATGTTGCAGGTGTTGATCTTTTACGATCCAATCACGGACCTCTGGTAATGGAGGTAAATTCAAGCCCGGGTCTGGAAGGCATAGAAAAAGCAACTGGCAAGGATATTGCAGGTATGATCATAGACTATGTTGAGAAGAACTCTAAAACCGGCAAGACCAGAACACGTGGTAAAGGTTAA
- a CDS encoding succinylglutamate desuccinylase/aspartoacylase family protein, which yields MQEPITIAGITIQPGTRTSIELPIPSFYTHTSASMPIHVVHGNKPGPCLLICAAIHGDEINGVEIIRRILTHKTLNKIKGTLIAIPIVNVFGFVSQSRYLPDRRDLNRSFPGSRSGSMASRLANMLMTEIIDHCTHVIDLHTGAIARENLPQIRACLRGEPETEAIARAFGVPVIINSELRDGSLREAAREHNNIPVLLYEAGEALRFDEVSIRAGVRGILGVMSYLGMRPKSRKKKEYETLISRSTQWVRAPESGILRSVIPLGTLVKKGDILAYINDPLGEIETNVTSTVSGIVIGKTNLPLAHEGEAIFHIAKFVKEEEISNYIETYHDELDPLTDEVKSEQVPLV from the coding sequence ATGCAGGAACCGATAACAATTGCAGGTATAACAATTCAGCCGGGAACAAGGACATCCATTGAATTACCAATCCCCAGCTTTTATACACATACCTCAGCGTCAATGCCGATCCATGTTGTACATGGAAATAAACCGGGACCTTGTCTGTTGATCTGTGCTGCTATCCACGGAGATGAGATCAATGGTGTTGAGATCATACGCCGTATCCTCACACACAAAACGCTCAACAAAATAAAAGGTACACTTATTGCAATTCCAATTGTAAATGTGTTCGGCTTTGTTTCCCAGTCCCGCTATTTGCCTGACAGACGTGATCTGAACCGATCATTCCCCGGTTCAAGATCCGGTTCAATGGCATCCCGTCTGGCAAATATGCTTATGACAGAGATAATCGACCATTGTACCCATGTTATAGATCTTCATACAGGAGCCATTGCTCGGGAAAATCTACCACAGATCCGTGCCTGTTTGAGAGGGGAACCAGAAACCGAAGCTATTGCACGTGCTTTTGGTGTACCTGTAATTATTAATTCTGAACTACGCGATGGATCGTTGCGAGAAGCAGCTCGTGAACATAATAATATACCGGTCCTTTTGTATGAAGCAGGCGAAGCACTCCGATTTGACGAAGTCTCTATTAGAGCAGGAGTAAGAGGAATCCTCGGAGTCATGTCTTATTTGGGAATGAGACCAAAAAGCAGGAAGAAGAAAGAGTATGAGACTCTTATTTCCAGATCTACCCAATGGGTCAGAGCTCCGGAAAGTGGAATACTACGTTCAGTTATTCCTCTGGGAACTCTGGTTAAAAAAGGCGATATATTAGCCTACATAAATGACCCATTAGGGGAGATCGAAACGAACGTAACAAGCACAGTATCAGGGATCGTCATCGGAAAAACGAACCTCCCACTTGCACATGAAGGTGAAGCTATTTTCCATATCGCAAAATTTGTGAAGGAAGAAGAAATCTCAAATTACATCGAAACATATCACGATGAACTTGACCCTCTAACTGATGAAGTAAAAAGTGAGCAAGTGCCTCTGGTGTAA
- a CDS encoding CNNM domain-containing protein: MNDIIIWLLIVLCLSQSALFSGLTIGLFGVSRLRLEIEAEAHNIHAIKVLKLRKDPHLLLSTLLWGNVGVNVLLTLLTDSVMIGSSAFIFSTVFITCFGEILPQAYFTRNALKMGASLTPLVRFYIMLLYPVTKPSAMVLDRWLGTEKLEFFKETSLRIMLQKHIREDTSDIDRLEGVGALNFLSLDDLSIKQEGSIIDQNSIIEIESYNNRPIFPEIGTPEFEELLQKIAKPAKKWIIAVDENDYPVVAIDSTSFIRDAIYKRPFYPLRYCHVPIIVKSPKEKIGDVIHKLKVYPVDSEDDVIDNDLILYWNDEDPEKIVITGSDILGRLFRGIVNRMR, from the coding sequence ATGAATGATATCATTATCTGGTTACTTATTGTTCTTTGTCTGAGCCAATCAGCTCTGTTTTCGGGATTGACCATCGGTCTTTTTGGAGTAAGCCGCCTCAGGCTTGAGATCGAGGCCGAAGCTCACAACATACATGCAATAAAGGTCCTGAAGCTGAGGAAGGACCCGCACTTGCTGCTTTCCACCCTTTTGTGGGGTAATGTGGGTGTCAACGTACTGCTCACCCTCTTAACGGACTCAGTAATGATAGGTAGCTCTGCTTTCATCTTCTCCACTGTGTTTATCACCTGTTTCGGAGAGATCCTTCCACAGGCATATTTCACAAGAAATGCCCTGAAGATGGGAGCTTCACTGACACCCCTTGTCAGGTTCTACATAATGCTGTTGTATCCTGTCACAAAACCTTCCGCAATGGTGCTTGACAGATGGCTTGGTACGGAGAAACTTGAGTTCTTCAAGGAAACATCCCTGAGGATAATGCTGCAGAAGCACATCAGGGAGGATACCAGTGACATCGACAGGCTGGAAGGAGTTGGTGCCCTCAATTTCCTCTCACTGGATGACCTCAGCATAAAGCAGGAAGGTTCCATTATAGACCAGAATTCCATAATTGAGATAGAATCATATAACAATCGACCGATCTTCCCCGAGATAGGGACCCCGGAGTTTGAGGAACTGCTACAGAAGATAGCCAAACCTGCCAAGAAGTGGATAATCGCTGTCGATGAAAACGATTATCCTGTCGTGGCCATCGATTCCACGTCGTTCATAAGGGATGCGATCTACAAAAGGCCATTCTACCCACTAAGATATTGCCATGTCCCTATAATCGTAAAAAGCCCTAAGGAAAAAATAGGGGATGTCATCCATAAGCTGAAGGTATATCCTGTCGATTCAGAGGATGATGTCATCGATAACGACCTCATACTTTACTGGAACGACGAGGATCCAGAAAAGATCGTCATAACAGGTTCTGACATCCTTGGTCGCCTGTTCAGGGGTATCGTGAACAGGATGCGATAA
- the trmY gene encoding tRNA (pseudouridine(54)-N(1))-methyltransferase TrmY: MRDFVIIAHKALTTGDFSLNDMPGAAGRMDILCRCINSSLFLSHDLRRDVQVHLVLLGEPEPEKIVRFDGEHIRYLNPDERSAGSLIKKALQKTAGEWETRSTPGVFIKNGGLDTLLAEFREAGRKFIYLHEDGEDIREVSDLTDDAVFILGDHVGVTEEEEQMINEQGAQTISLGPIPLHADHCIILINNEIDRTMAEKVQ, translated from the coding sequence ATGCGAGATTTTGTGATAATTGCCCATAAAGCCTTGACAACAGGCGACTTTTCCCTCAATGACATGCCCGGAGCAGCCGGCCGCATGGATATCCTTTGCAGATGCATAAACTCATCATTGTTCTTATCCCACGATCTGAGAAGGGACGTTCAGGTTCATCTGGTATTACTTGGAGAACCGGAGCCTGAAAAGATAGTCCGTTTTGACGGAGAGCACATAAGATACCTGAACCCGGATGAGAGAAGTGCAGGTTCACTTATAAAGAAAGCACTCCAGAAAACAGCAGGCGAATGGGAAACACGCTCCACACCCGGAGTGTTCATTAAAAATGGTGGTCTTGACACCCTCCTGGCCGAATTCAGAGAAGCAGGAAGAAAGTTTATCTACCTGCATGAAGATGGCGAAGATATACGCGAAGTTTCCGACCTTACAGATGATGCTGTGTTCATTCTTGGTGACCATGTTGGTGTCACTGAAGAGGAAGAACAAATGATAAATGAGCAGGGAGCACAGACCATCTCCCTTGGCCCAATACCACTACACGCAGACCATTGCATAATACTGATCAACAATGAGATAGACAGGACAATGGCAGAGAAGGTCCAGTAA
- a CDS encoding tRNA pseudouridine(54/55) synthase Pus10 encodes MNILDTAKKIIQEGPICDHCMGRQFAKLSTGLTNDQRGRAVKLALAMEGDRISKDEGDKEILEELSSSSINARKSLRKEGEDEKCWVCLGLFEKLDDWAERAEIALKDYEYSTFLVGTKMSGLLSENEEILWTESEATHAEQFKSELNREVGKLIAKRTNKEVELDTPDILVTLDLANEEVILQVRSVYILGRYRKLVRTIPQTRWPCRSCKGRGCEACNFTGKQYPESVDELTKDPVIEALRCTDTKFHGAGREDIDALMLGTGRPFVVEAVEPLLRTCDLKKVEKEINERAAGKIEVIGLTFTPKATVEALKSSKADKVYNLKVTFKEQIPEEKLRSAINELIGAQIGQRTPQRVSHRRADLVRKRTVHDMKLNELTEDYAMIEVHCEGGLYVKELISSDEGRTVPSLTGLIGTQATVAELDVIGVDI; translated from the coding sequence GTGAACATACTCGATACTGCAAAGAAGATCATCCAGGAAGGACCCATTTGTGACCACTGTATGGGAAGACAGTTCGCAAAGCTCTCCACCGGATTGACCAATGATCAAAGAGGACGTGCCGTTAAGCTCGCACTCGCTATGGAAGGCGACCGCATTAGCAAGGATGAGGGTGACAAAGAGATACTGGAAGAGTTAAGCAGCTCAAGTATCAACGCCCGTAAATCATTGAGGAAAGAAGGCGAAGATGAAAAATGCTGGGTATGCCTGGGACTTTTCGAGAAACTTGATGATTGGGCCGAGAGGGCTGAGATCGCACTCAAGGATTACGAATATTCTACGTTCCTTGTCGGAACAAAGATGAGCGGACTCCTGAGCGAGAACGAGGAGATACTCTGGACAGAGTCCGAAGCCACCCACGCGGAGCAGTTCAAGTCCGAACTTAACCGAGAAGTAGGAAAGCTCATTGCAAAAAGGACAAATAAAGAAGTTGAGCTTGATACTCCCGATATACTGGTGACACTTGATCTTGCTAACGAAGAGGTCATTCTTCAGGTGCGCTCGGTCTATATCCTTGGAAGGTACAGGAAACTTGTGCGAACCATACCGCAGACACGCTGGCCATGTCGGTCATGCAAGGGCAGAGGATGCGAGGCATGCAACTTCACCGGAAAGCAATATCCAGAATCAGTTGATGAACTTACCAAGGACCCTGTTATCGAAGCACTGCGCTGCACTGATACGAAGTTCCATGGTGCAGGTCGTGAGGACATCGATGCCCTGATGCTCGGTACCGGAAGACCTTTCGTAGTAGAGGCTGTTGAACCACTGCTTCGTACATGCGATCTTAAGAAAGTTGAGAAAGAGATCAATGAACGAGCCGCCGGCAAGATCGAAGTAATTGGTCTTACTTTTACACCAAAGGCCACTGTCGAGGCTCTCAAGAGCTCAAAGGCGGATAAAGTTTATAACCTTAAAGTTACATTCAAAGAGCAAATTCCAGAGGAGAAACTCAGATCGGCCATCAATGAACTCATTGGTGCACAGATCGGCCAGAGAACACCACAGCGTGTATCTCACAGAAGGGCTGATCTGGTACGTAAGCGAACCGTCCATGACATGAAGCTTAACGAACTGACCGAGGACTATGCAATGATCGAAGTTCATTGCGAGGGCGGCCTCTATGTCAAGGAACTGATATCCAGCGACGAAGGAAGAACAGTGCCAAGCCTTACAGGGCTCATCGGCACACAGGCTACCGTTGCCGAGCTGGACGTCATCGGAGTCGACATATAA
- a CDS encoding 50S ribosomal protein L21e, whose product MPTSHGERSCTRYKLKKTVRERGLSPVSKAIQEFDDGQMVHIDIDPSVQKGMPNAKFQGKTGKVLGQRGRAYLLQVRDGNSMKEVISLPQHLKPQKYN is encoded by the coding sequence ATGCCAACATCACACGGTGAAAGAAGCTGTACTAGGTACAAATTGAAGAAGACTGTTAGAGAAAGGGGACTCTCTCCTGTAAGCAAGGCAATCCAGGAATTCGATGACGGACAGATGGTCCACATCGATATCGATCCAAGCGTACAGAAGGGAATGCCAAACGCAAAGTTCCAGGGAAAGACTGGTAAGGTACTTGGACAGCGCGGAAGAGCTTACCTTTTACAGGTCAGGGACGGAAACTCTATGAAAGAGGTCATTTCCCTTCCACAGCACCTGAAACCACAGAAATACAACTAA
- a CDS encoding RNA polymerase Rpb4 family protein, translating to MIVKQVQSEELLTVPEVKEILSEIMEERTERGEELGYELRKAINHADMFAKISAEKSRELVSKLLELEKMKPEIAVHIADIIPQSRDELRALYAKERFTLTEEELDTILNLVLESME from the coding sequence ATGATCGTCAAACAAGTTCAGAGTGAAGAGTTATTGACTGTTCCCGAAGTCAAGGAAATACTTAGCGAGATAATGGAAGAACGCACAGAACGCGGCGAAGAATTGGGATATGAGCTGCGCAAGGCTATCAACCATGCAGACATGTTCGCAAAGATCAGTGCCGAAAAGTCCAGAGAACTTGTGAGCAAACTTCTTGAACTGGAGAAGATGAAACCTGAGATCGCAGTACATATTGCTGATATCATACCTCAGAGCAGGGATGAGCTCAGGGCACTTTATGCAAAAGAGAGATTCACTTTGACCGAAGAAGAACTGGATACGATACTGAATCTGGTACTCGAGTCAATGGAATAA
- a CDS encoding DUF655 domain-containing protein, producing MRKRGTPPEKEDYAWVLDYLPYGSTTDKRPAYQKKPLVQAVGDKHFVLMELVPKEGANPQIQSRVYIGDGDRDEIDHVKHRIHYQELSHGAQLEVPHVLEECVRHQEEKFVKFFNEAHPITTRLHMLELLPGIGKKLMWAIIDERKKGEFKSLKDLHDRVGGVHTPEKVIVNRILEELKDDNIKYRLFTVPMHRPKND from the coding sequence ATGAGAAAGAGGGGAACACCACCTGAGAAAGAGGATTACGCATGGGTCCTTGATTACCTACCTTATGGCAGTACAACAGACAAGCGTCCGGCATACCAGAAGAAACCTCTGGTTCAGGCAGTTGGTGATAAACACTTTGTACTTATGGAGCTTGTTCCAAAAGAAGGAGCAAATCCACAGATACAGTCCCGCGTCTATATTGGTGACGGGGATAGAGATGAGATCGATCATGTAAAACACAGGATCCACTATCAGGAACTTAGCCATGGTGCACAGCTTGAAGTTCCTCATGTACTTGAGGAATGCGTCAGGCATCAGGAAGAGAAGTTCGTCAAGTTCTTCAACGAGGCACATCCCATAACAACAAGGCTGCATATGCTGGAGCTCCTACCTGGTATCGGCAAGAAGCTCATGTGGGCTATCATTGATGAGCGCAAGAAGGGCGAGTTCAAGAGCCTGAAGGACCTGCATGACCGTGTTGGCGGAGTACATACCCCTGAAAAGGTCATTGTAAACCGTATTCTTGAAGAGCTTAAAGATGATAATATCAAATACAGGCTCTTTACAGTACCAATGCATCGTCCAAAAAATGATTAA
- the rsmA gene encoding 16S rRNA (adenine(1518)-N(6)/adenine(1519)-N(6))-dimethyltransferase RsmA, whose protein sequence is MVRKILQKYGIQGGCHDQHFLIDERILDSIAEEANLCEDDVVLEIGGGIGNLTERLLEKAGKVIVIELDPRLVEVLNDRFSDNDKLEIIPGDVLKTDLPKFNKVVANLPYSISSPITFKLFEHEFELGVLMYQYEFAQRMVAEANTEDYSRLSVNTHYFADTSIIMKIPPSAFSPPPEVWSAVVKVVPRPSPFQVDEPEFFLNLVTAGFLQRRKKLRNAIIKGNHLLKVPNIKQIVDELPEEQMNKRAENLEPHELADIANHICKMKNAM, encoded by the coding sequence TTGGTAAGAAAAATTCTACAGAAATATGGCATCCAGGGCGGATGCCATGACCAACATTTTTTGATCGACGAACGAATTCTTGATTCTATTGCCGAAGAGGCAAACCTCTGCGAAGATGACGTTGTGCTTGAGATCGGAGGCGGCATCGGCAATCTTACAGAAAGGCTTTTGGAAAAAGCAGGAAAGGTCATAGTCATAGAACTTGACCCCAGACTTGTAGAGGTCCTTAATGATCGTTTTTCCGATAATGACAAACTGGAGATCATCCCAGGCGATGTCCTGAAAACCGATCTTCCCAAATTCAATAAAGTTGTGGCAAACCTGCCATATTCGATATCCTCTCCAATCACATTCAAGCTCTTTGAGCATGAATTTGAACTGGGCGTACTGATGTACCAGTATGAGTTCGCACAGCGTATGGTTGCAGAAGCCAATACCGAGGACTACAGCAGGCTCTCAGTTAACACACACTATTTTGCTGATACATCCATCATCATGAAGATCCCCCCTTCAGCATTCTCACCACCTCCGGAAGTGTGGTCTGCCGTTGTGAAAGTTGTTCCTCGCCCATCACCATTCCAGGTTGATGAACCCGAATTTTTCCTGAACCTTGTTACCGCCGGGTTCCTTCAAAGGCGTAAAAAGCTCCGGAACGCAATTATCAAAGGTAATCATTTGTTAAAGGTCCCAAACATCAAACAGATCGTTGATGAACTTCCAGAAGAGCAGATGAACAAGCGTGCTGAGAACCTTGAACCCCATGAACTTGCAGACATTGCCAATCACATCTGCAAAATGAAGAACGCGATGTAA
- a CDS encoding HemK2/MTQ2 family protein methyltransferase, whose amino-acid sequence MVTITYRNANINLDEQVYDPAEDSYLLADVAIDNAKEGMKVLEVGAGTGFVSAVLQENVDVDLIATEISPIAATCARASGVEVIRANMFNCFKPGNIFDLVLFNPPYLPTSEDEKVPGWLNYAFDGGPDGRDAVNRFIDEVPGYLTRNGIVLILISSLTGIEQVKERMVACGFEVETCGSDNCFFEELIVVKGTFPDSEIDLPKL is encoded by the coding sequence ATGGTAACGATCACCTACAGGAATGCGAACATAAATCTTGATGAGCAGGTCTACGACCCCGCTGAAGATTCCTATTTGCTTGCTGACGTTGCCATTGATAATGCAAAAGAAGGCATGAAAGTACTGGAGGTCGGTGCAGGTACCGGCTTTGTTTCAGCAGTCCTTCAGGAGAACGTCGATGTTGATCTTATTGCTACCGAGATCAGCCCGATTGCTGCCACCTGTGCAAGGGCGAGCGGTGTAGAGGTTATCAGGGCAAATATGTTCAATTGTTTTAAGCCCGGAAATATATTCGACCTCGTCCTTTTCAATCCACCCTACCTCCCCACATCAGAAGATGAGAAAGTTCCAGGATGGCTTAATTATGCTTTCGATGGCGGGCCTGATGGCAGGGATGCAGTAAATCGTTTCATTGATGAAGTTCCGGGATATCTCACCCGGAATGGAATTGTGCTTATTCTCATATCTTCACTTACAGGCATAGAGCAGGTAAAGGAACGCATGGTAGCATGTGGATTTGAAGTCGAGACCTGTGGCAGTGATAACTGCTTCTTTGAGGAACTGATAGTGGTTAAAGGCACTTTTCCGGACTCAGAAATTGATCTGCCAAAACTGTAA
- a CDS encoding hydantoinase/oxoprolinase family protein yields the protein MQYSMGIDAGGTYTDAVIIRDSDGEIVDSTKARTTYPDLLIGIQNALDGLDQSYLKDIKLVSVSTTLSTNTILEGTGYPVALIMAGDYVIPETHSINNYIVVDGGHGPSGEEIRKLDMETVREFILRNKDIVSAFAISSYFSIRNPEHELQIKELIKELTGLPSVCGHELSQDLGAYNRGITAYLNAQLIPITDHFIETIINEMDRRNIKARLLMLKCDGSVVGIDEAKEKPIESIFSGPAASLVGAAYLSKAKTCTVIDVGGTSTDVSMIENELPELCDEGAVVGGWQTKVKAIRMETSAMGGDSHIWIKNQKPNIGPRRVIPLCVAATKYPSLIERLKTARVPSRMLLSDNIQPTKFFIRSGKEPTSEFSPSEKEIYDRIGDEPVSISGIFLDKLPSPVFLDLLIQKRLIQAIGFTPTDALHVLGDYNEWNAEASNIAATILGRMTHQSKGEFCQQVKNEVAKNMAIYLMSYLLKDVHPEEIRKVIEGDHHTKFKLDVPVVLLGGPVRAYVEDVRKLIDADVILPEHSEVGNAAGALVGKGIKRIEILIKNVRKKSKISNIVFVQGQREIFQTHPEALKYADKIGRELVLGYMKEAGLDAEDVRIEVTRNDITMHGDSLPLETKLVFVGIGTPKREI from the coding sequence ATGCAATACAGCATGGGTATTGACGCAGGCGGTACTTACACCGATGCGGTAATAATACGGGATTCGGATGGCGAGATCGTTGATTCTACAAAAGCAAGAACAACTTATCCAGACCTGTTGATAGGCATTCAGAACGCTCTTGACGGATTAGATCAGAGTTACCTCAAAGACATAAAGCTGGTTTCCGTATCTACAACACTGTCCACTAATACAATTCTTGAAGGTACCGGATATCCCGTTGCACTTATCATGGCAGGAGATTATGTAATACCGGAAACTCATTCCATAAATAACTATATTGTTGTTGATGGTGGCCATGGTCCCAGCGGAGAAGAAATAAGAAAACTTGACATGGAAACTGTCAGGGAATTTATTCTCCGGAACAAAGATATAGTTTCAGCCTTTGCAATTTCATCTTACTTCAGCATACGTAATCCTGAACATGAGCTTCAGATAAAAGAACTGATCAAAGAACTGACAGGGCTGCCAAGCGTTTGCGGACATGAGCTTTCCCAGGACCTTGGTGCATACAACCGTGGTATCACAGCATACCTTAACGCACAACTGATCCCAATAACTGATCATTTCATAGAGACCATCATAAATGAAATGGACAGAAGGAACATAAAAGCACGACTTCTTATGCTCAAATGTGACGGTTCCGTGGTCGGTATCGATGAAGCAAAAGAAAAACCTATTGAATCAATTTTCTCAGGTCCCGCAGCAAGCCTTGTCGGAGCGGCATACCTTAGCAAAGCAAAGACCTGCACCGTCATTGATGTCGGAGGTACAAGTACAGATGTATCCATGATAGAAAATGAACTGCCGGAACTCTGTGATGAAGGGGCAGTGGTCGGTGGCTGGCAGACAAAGGTCAAGGCCATTCGCATGGAAACCTCTGCAATGGGTGGAGATAGCCACATCTGGATCAAGAACCAGAAACCTAACATTGGCCCAAGAAGGGTAATACCACTATGTGTTGCTGCAACAAAGTATCCATCGCTGATAGAAAGGCTTAAAACGGCAAGAGTGCCCTCAAGAATGCTACTGAGCGATAATATACAGCCCACCAAATTCTTTATTCGATCAGGAAAGGAACCTACATCGGAATTTTCCCCATCAGAAAAGGAGATCTATGACAGGATTGGAGATGAACCGGTCTCTATAAGTGGTATTTTCCTGGATAAACTTCCTTCACCGGTCTTTCTTGACCTTCTCATTCAGAAAAGGCTCATACAAGCTATCGGATTCACTCCAACCGATGCACTACATGTGCTCGGGGACTACAATGAATGGAATGCTGAAGCCTCGAACATTGCCGCCACAATACTCGGACGCATGACGCACCAGAGCAAGGGTGAATTCTGCCAGCAGGTCAAAAATGAAGTAGCCAAGAATATGGCTATTTACCTTATGTCCTATCTTCTGAAAGATGTACATCCCGAGGAGATTAGAAAAGTTATTGAAGGTGATCATCACACCAAGTTCAAACTTGACGTCCCTGTAGTACTCCTGGGCGGACCTGTAAGGGCTTATGTGGAAGATGTCAGAAAGCTGATAGACGCAGATGTTATACTTCCCGAGCATTCCGAAGTTGGAAATGCAGCAGGAGCACTTGTAGGAAAAGGCATCAAAAGGATCGAGATACTTATCAAGAATGTAAGAAAGAAATCGAAGATAAGTAATATCGTGTTCGTGCAAGGCCAGCGTGAGATCTTTCAGACGCATCCGGAAGCTCTCAAATATGCAGATAAGATTGGAAGAGAACTTGTCCTGGGCTACATGAAGGAAGCAGGACTGGATGCAGAGGATGTACGTATAGAAGTAACAAGGAACGACATCACAATGCATGGCGACAGCCTGCCACTGGAAACAAAACTTGTTTTCGTAGGTATCGGTACACCGAAAAGAGAGATATGA